The Arachis ipaensis cultivar K30076 chromosome B03, Araip1.1, whole genome shotgun sequence region ttgtgaaaattcaatttattttcattttttcattcaaaaaatttgagatgaaaaatataacaataaaaaatataattatgaaaaattaacaagaataatgaaaaaaataaaaaataagttgtgtctcttgttagtgtctccgtgtccttcctgtcaagatggacacaaaatacactaattcagtgtctttggacacattgtctctgtccatgtctcctcTGCCAAACACGATTTTGTATCTCAGAGTTCCTGTTTTagtgtcctgtctctgtaaacaaacgcagcctgaGTGTTGGTAGTGTAATGGAGGGTACCGCAAATTTGGTAGTGTATCGCAACGGTGAGATAATATGGAATACTCATGAGGGAGTGAGGTTTGTGTGCCAGAATCCGTTTTCGTTTGTGGTTCCATGCACCATGATGTTAATGGAGCTTCAGAACGGTCTCTGTCAAAGCATGGAGAATGGTATGTTATTGAGAGTGAGCAAAATTCTGTACCAGAATTCTATTGTAGTTTTTGGTGGTCTAATACAGTTTGATATCATGCCGATCACTAACGAAACAAGTATGCAAAATATGTTCCAAATTCACCGGTAGACTCAGATGCGACAACCATAGATTGAGCtatatgttgagtttgaaaacgTAGAGGCAGAAGGGACTCAAAATGATTTAGATATAGAGGATGATAGAGCTGCAATATACGAAGGAATGAATAGTGACAGCGAAGAAGACTTCAAAGCCACTTATGAAGCCGGCGACAAAGACGAGGATGGTGATGTGGGAGTTGAGGCAGTAGCGGAGAATGTAGTGGTTCATCCCTCGAGCAGTCAACCGATGAATGTTCCACCGTTCATGGGTGACTTGGATCTCGACGCCATGCATACACCGGAATTTCCCGAATATGCAAACATAGGTACGTGATGACTGAATAATACGTTTTTATTCATTATACTTTGGATTGATTAATGAACGATGATTTTTGCTTTCTGTAGGTGTTGCTGATCCTGAGGACGGAGAGTTCCAGATTGGAATGGAATACAATTCTAGAAAGTCGGTCGTCGCAGCAATTAGAAGTTACACTATCTCTAGAGCAGTTGACTACgatgtgtatgagtctgagccacagacattctatgcaaaatgcaagatgTATGGGTGTGGGTGCGACTGGCTTATCCAAGCCAGCTTGATACAGAAAAAAAGTTGTTGGGAGATACGCAGATACAACGGTAGGCACATGTGCACAATGGGAATGATTTCACAGGATCATTCCAAGTTGGACTCGAATATAGTTGCTGAGGCTATAAGGCCATTGGTCGAGACTGACCCGTCCATCAAGGTGAAATCTATAATAGCGAAAGTCCAGTCAAGGTTCAACTATACCATCAGTTACCaaaaggcttggttggcaaagcagaagtccATAGCCAAAGTTTTCG contains the following coding sequences:
- the LOC110269595 gene encoding uncharacterized protein LOC110269595; its protein translation is MEYNSRKSVVAAIRSYTISRAVDYDVYESEPQTFYAKCKMYGCGCDWLIQASLIQKKSCWEIRRYNGRHMCTMGMISQDHSKLDSNIVAEAIRPLVETDPSIKVKSIIAKVQSRFNYTISYQKAWLAKQKSIAKVFGGWEDS